The proteins below are encoded in one region of Peptoniphilus sp. GNH:
- a CDS encoding response regulator transcription factor, which yields MAYNILVCDDEEDIVRAISIYLEAEGYKVFKAYDGLKALEIIKNEEIHLAIIDLMMPKMDGISTILKIREKNNIPLIILSAKSEITDKIIGLNVGADDYITKPFNAIELIARVGSMIRRYTSLGAASQESNTIKIAGVEINDKSKEVFVDGKEVNLTPYEYKILYLLCKNKGKVFSSNEIYENVWEEEAHDVKKIISVHMSHLREKVEINPKKPDIIKSIYGMGYKADDL from the coding sequence ATGGCTTACAATATATTAGTATGCGACGATGAAGAAGATATAGTGAGAGCTATTTCTATATATTTAGAAGCAGAAGGCTATAAAGTTTTCAAGGCCTATGACGGTCTTAAAGCTCTTGAAATAATAAAAAATGAAGAAATCCACCTTGCTATAATAGACCTTATGATGCCCAAGATGGATGGCATATCAACAATATTGAAAATAAGAGAAAAAAACAATATCCCTCTTATAATTTTGTCAGCTAAAAGCGAGATTACAGACAAGATAATAGGTTTAAATGTGGGGGCGGATGATTACATAACAAAGCCCTTTAATGCCATAGAGTTAATTGCAAGAGTTGGGTCAATGATAAGAAGATATACAAGTCTTGGTGCTGCGAGTCAAGAAAGCAATACCATAAAAATTGCCGGAGTTGAGATAAATGACAAGTCAAAAGAAGTATTTGTAGATGGAAAAGAGGTCAACTTGACGCCATATGAATACAAAATTTTATATCTCTTATGTAAAAACAAGGGCAAGGTATTTAGCTCGAATGAAATTTATGAAAATGTCTGGGAAGAAGAAGCTCACGATGTGAAAAAGATAATTTCTGTTCATATGTCTCATTTGAGAGAAAAGGTTGAAATCAATCCTAAAAAGCCTGACATAATAAAGTCCATATATGGAATGGGCTACAAGGCGGATGACCTCTAA
- a CDS encoding YihY/virulence factor BrkB family protein: MKLKNFYKRNKDKTIFYFFDDLISRIVNHRISLLASSQVYYIVLSIFPFLIALVNILALADLKTKILIPNLPTALPDDIKKILLNFVSGVEASSSPLLLIASSALGLWSASRGFMSIMQNINTSYKLPHKRQFFISKILSFFMALVCLTLFTLALFFMVFGGSILNLLENILKVDISFDYLILRINSYLIPLIFIGVMVYIIYYASPNIRDKKTFPKRLFLPGTLFAILGFFITSRAFSYYVESISKFSVTYGSLGGIVVFLVWLYLMNFIILTGGEINAHFYCKFIGSDNESSIFEDLIK, translated from the coding sequence ATGAAGTTAAAAAATTTTTATAAAAGAAATAAAGACAAAACCATATTTTACTTTTTTGACGATTTGATATCTAGAATTGTAAATCATAGAATTTCCCTTTTGGCATCAAGTCAAGTTTATTATATAGTGCTTTCAATCTTTCCATTTTTGATAGCACTTGTAAACATACTTGCCCTTGCAGATTTAAAGACTAAAATCCTAATTCCAAATCTGCCCACGGCCCTTCCTGATGATATTAAAAAAATTCTTTTAAATTTTGTCAGCGGTGTCGAGGCATCTTCTTCGCCCCTTCTATTGATTGCTTCCTCGGCTCTTGGTCTATGGTCTGCATCTAGGGGATTTATGTCCATTATGCAAAATATAAATACATCTTATAAATTGCCTCATAAAAGACAATTTTTTATATCTAAAATATTGTCATTTTTTATGGCTCTGGTGTGTCTAACCTTGTTTACCTTGGCTCTGTTTTTCATGGTTTTTGGCGGTAGCATTTTGAATCTCTTAGAAAATATTTTGAAGGTGGATATAAGTTTTGATTATCTTATTTTAAGGATAAACTCCTATTTAATCCCTCTGATCTTTATAGGTGTCATGGTCTATATAATTTATTATGCAAGCCCTAACATAAGAGATAAAAAGACTTTTCCGAAGAGGCTTTTCTTGCCAGGGACTCTTTTTGCTATTCTAGGATTTTTCATAACCAGTAGGGCCTTCTCTTATTATGTAGAATCCATCAGCAAGTTTTCAGTAACTTACGGTTCCCTGGGAGGTATCGTAGTGTTTTTGGTCTGGCTCTATTTGATGAATTTTATAATTCTAACCGGGGGCGAAATAAATGCCCACTTTTATTGTAAGTTTATAGGATCAGATAATGAATCATCTATTTTTGAAGATTTAATAAAATGA
- a CDS encoding ComF family protein, giving the protein MIFSKNKCYLCGSELELKYNLCPICQKHLVKAKIIKDLHLEYLDKIFVAYKYQGVIRDMILDFKFRDKTYLYKGLGDLVADIIRENQLTDYDYICPIPMKGKDLRARGYNQAYEMGKRAEALTNIDCIELLYKVKDTKRQVDLGYIERRKNLKEAFECRCDLSKKKVIILDDILTSGATADEAARALKEKGAEDVAFVAPCSGSFY; this is encoded by the coding sequence ATGATTTTTTCAAAAAATAAGTGCTACTTGTGTGGAAGTGAGCTTGAATTAAAATACAATCTTTGTCCAATCTGCCAAAAACATTTGGTAAAGGCAAAGATTATTAAAGACTTGCATCTTGAATATTTGGACAAAATTTTTGTGGCTTATAAGTATCAAGGGGTCATTAGGGATATGATTTTAGACTTCAAGTTCAGGGATAAGACCTATCTTTATAAGGGGCTGGGAGATTTAGTAGCAGATATTATAAGAGAAAATCAACTGACAGATTATGATTATATATGTCCAATACCCATGAAGGGAAAAGATTTAAGAGCAAGAGGCTATAATCAAGCTTATGAGATGGGAAAGCGAGCCGAGGCTCTTACAAATATAGATTGTATTGAACTTCTTTATAAGGTCAAAGACACGAAAAGACAGGTTGACTTGGGTTATATCGAAAGAAGAAAAAATTTGAAAGAAGCCTTTGAATGCAGATGCGATCTGAGTAAAAAGAAGGTAATAATACTAGATGACATTTTGACAAGTGGGGCGACGGCAGATGAAGCTGCGAGGGCCTTAAAAGAAAAAGGAGCAGAGGATGTGGCTTTTGTAGCTCCTTGCTCCGGTTCATTTTATTAA
- a CDS encoding ATP-dependent RecD-like DNA helicase, with translation MEIRGIIDKIFFNNEENGYIVFKLLTEDTDITCTGSAIGIKEGREYKLDGDFIFHKKYGEQFSFDKIEEVLPEEQDAIIAYLASGNIPFVGKRMAKRIVEKFKEDTFKILEENPRRLLEIEGIGEKKLEKIKEAFAEQKGLRDAFVFFEEFGISQTDANKIYRVYGNLSIERVKENPYKLAEDIRGFGFKKADELARKMGFSKDSEMRIKSCIKYILKMALLEGHCFLPEDTVTSSINKMISVSYQALEMAMERLILDREIFIKKDGDSKSIYFTKIYKAENFAAGKLISLLDGSDRELNLLELDAKIESIEADSHKFAKKQKLAIREAVTKKVCLITGGPGTGKTTTLRAILEILESMGKKVSLAAPTGRAAKRMEESTGRKASTIHKLLDIHSDFYTDDLEELNADVVIIDEFSMVDLLLFNTLLTALKEGAGLIMVGDKDQLPSVGAGNVLRDIIKSGVISSVNLDEIFRQEKESLIVKNAHLINEGKMPFLNERGGDFFFVNKSSMENISREIVNLVTERLPNYYGLDPKKDIQVLSPIKKTPIGVHNLNKLLQEALNPKKHGDELKVGDQIFRKDDRVMQMKNNYQLEYEVEFTGNFEQGIFNGDTGIVEEVNSDEGYLVVRYDENKLATYSLKDAEELSLSYAITIHKSQGSEYPLVIIPMTFVPPILANRNLIYTAVTRASKLVVLVGEQKYLRMMVENNKTRLRYSSLALRILEAREKYDFFKK, from the coding sequence TTGGAAATAAGGGGAATTATAGACAAAATATTCTTTAATAACGAAGAAAATGGCTACATAGTTTTCAAACTTTTGACAGAGGACACAGACATCACTTGCACAGGAAGTGCAATTGGCATAAAAGAAGGCAGAGAGTACAAGTTAGATGGCGATTTCATTTTTCACAAAAAGTATGGAGAACAGTTTTCCTTTGATAAAATCGAAGAGGTTTTGCCAGAGGAGCAAGATGCCATAATTGCCTATTTGGCTTCTGGAAATATTCCCTTTGTGGGCAAAAGAATGGCCAAGAGGATTGTGGAAAAATTCAAAGAGGACACTTTTAAGATTTTAGAAGAAAATCCCAGACGGTTACTTGAAATTGAAGGTATAGGCGAAAAAAAGCTAGAAAAGATAAAAGAGGCATTTGCAGAGCAAAAAGGGCTTAGAGATGCCTTTGTGTTTTTTGAAGAATTTGGCATTTCTCAAACTGATGCCAATAAAATTTATAGAGTTTATGGCAACCTTTCGATTGAAAGAGTGAAGGAAAACCCCTACAAGTTGGCAGAGGATATAAGGGGATTTGGATTTAAAAAAGCAGATGAACTTGCGCGGAAAATGGGGTTTTCCAAAGATTCAGAGATGAGAATAAAATCTTGCATAAAATACATTTTAAAAATGGCCCTTCTAGAAGGACACTGCTTTTTGCCAGAAGACACAGTTACATCAAGCATAAACAAGATGATCTCTGTATCTTATCAAGCCTTGGAAATGGCTATGGAGAGGCTGATTTTAGACAGGGAGATTTTCATAAAAAAAGATGGTGATTCAAAATCTATCTATTTCACCAAAATATATAAGGCAGAAAATTTTGCTGCCGGCAAGCTTATAAGTCTTTTGGATGGTAGTGATAGGGAGCTTAATCTCTTAGAGTTAGATGCCAAAATAGAGAGTATAGAGGCTGATAGTCATAAATTTGCTAAAAAGCAAAAGCTAGCCATAAGAGAAGCTGTTACTAAGAAAGTATGTCTTATAACTGGAGGACCGGGAACGGGCAAGACGACAACTCTAAGGGCGATACTTGAAATTTTAGAGAGCATGGGTAAGAAGGTTTCATTAGCAGCTCCAACGGGTCGGGCTGCAAAGAGAATGGAAGAATCCACCGGCAGAAAGGCCTCAACAATTCACAAGCTTCTGGATATACATTCGGATTTTTACACAGATGACTTGGAAGAACTGAATGCCGATGTAGTGATAATAGATGAATTTTCAATGGTAGACTTGCTTCTTTTTAACACTCTTTTGACAGCCCTAAAAGAGGGGGCAGGTCTTATAATGGTGGGGGACAAGGACCAACTTCCTTCTGTGGGAGCTGGAAATGTCCTAAGAGATATTATAAAGTCGGGTGTCATATCTAGTGTGAATCTGGACGAAATTTTTAGGCAGGAAAAGGAATCTCTTATAGTAAAAAATGCCCATCTTATAAATGAGGGGAAAATGCCTTTTTTAAATGAAAGGGGAGGAGATTTTTTCTTTGTAAATAAGTCTTCAATGGAGAACATAAGTAGAGAAATAGTGAACTTGGTAACAGAGAGATTGCCAAATTATTATGGCTTAGATCCCAAAAAGGATATTCAAGTGCTAAGTCCCATAAAAAAAACTCCTATAGGAGTCCACAATCTGAACAAATTGTTGCAAGAAGCTTTAAATCCAAAAAAACATGGCGACGAGTTAAAGGTTGGAGATCAGATTTTTAGAAAGGACGATCGGGTAATGCAGATGAAAAATAATTATCAGCTGGAGTACGAGGTCGAATTTACTGGAAATTTTGAGCAGGGGATTTTTAATGGGGACACTGGAATAGTCGAAGAAGTGAATTCTGACGAGGGCTACTTGGTTGTGAGATATGATGAGAATAAGCTTGCCACATATAGTCTAAAAGATGCAGAGGAGCTTAGCCTTTCGTATGCCATAACAATCCACAAGTCGCAGGGCAGCGAATATCCTCTTGTTATTATTCCTATGACTTTTGTGCCGCCAATTTTGGCAAATAGAAATTTAATCTATACGGCAGTTACTAGGGCTTCGAAGCTAGTAGTTCTTGTGGGTGAGCAAAAATATTTGAGGATGATGGTCGAAAACAACAAGACCAGACTTAGGTATTCTTCATTGGCGCTTAGAATTTTAGAGGCGAGGGAGAAATATGATTTTTTCAAAAAATAA
- a CDS encoding ImmA/IrrE family metallo-endopeptidase — protein sequence MIKTGRIYEDVKNLIEEEKTNDPEIILEQRDVVLLPALKNTKVLGMYKIIDGVRFVIYNPDMDYITRRMVFAHELGHDFYHQSLAENQDFVEYTLFDIRTEMETEANIFAAHLLLDEDEIMKLIREGATYNQLASIFNVNVNMMIFKLNEMQRMGYKLNFDQNPDSNFFRNM from the coding sequence TTGATAAAGACGGGTAGAATATATGAAGATGTGAAAAATCTCATAGAAGAAGAAAAAACTAATGACCCGGAGATTATCTTAGAGCAAAGAGATGTAGTGCTTTTGCCTGCACTTAAAAACACCAAGGTTTTGGGGATGTATAAAATCATCGATGGTGTTAGATTTGTAATATATAATCCCGATATGGATTATATCACTCGCAGGATGGTGTTTGCTCATGAGTTGGGTCATGATTTTTATCATCAGAGCCTTGCAGAAAATCAAGATTTTGTAGAATATACTCTTTTTGACATAAGGACTGAAATGGAGACCGAGGCCAATATATTTGCCGCCCACTTACTTTTAGATGAGGATGAAATAATGAAATTAATAAGGGAGGGGGCCACTTATAATCAACTTGCTAGCATATTTAATGTAAATGTTAATATGATGATTTTTAAACTCAATGAAATGCAGAGGATGGGTTATAAGTTGAATTTTGACCAAAACCCCGACAGCAATTTTTTTAGGAATATGTGA
- a CDS encoding helix-turn-helix domain-containing protein: MEFKDKLRALRKERGWTQPEAAKLVGVSLRAYKGYELGERHPARRETYLNMADVFNVDLLDLMDSSSEFILEVNERHGEASIDQAEDLIKNASALFAGGDISEGDKEAVLLAIQEAFFKAKEITANRKRLLKGN; encoded by the coding sequence ATGGAATTTAAAGATAAGTTAAGAGCTCTCAGAAAGGAGAGAGGTTGGACTCAGCCGGAGGCTGCAAAGCTTGTGGGTGTGTCTCTAAGAGCCTATAAGGGATACGAATTAGGAGAAAGACACCCAGCTAGAAGGGAAACATATTTAAATATGGCTGATGTTTTTAATGTGGATCTTTTGGATTTGATGGATTCTTCTAGCGAATTTATTTTGGAAGTAAACGAAAGACATGGCGAAGCTAGCATAGATCAGGCGGAAGATTTGATAAAAAATGCCAGTGCTTTATTTGCTGGAGGGGATATTTCAGAAGGAGATAAGGAAGCAGTTTTATTGGCAATCCAAGAAGCCTTTTTCAAGGCCAAGGAAATCACTGCGAATAGAAAGAGGTTATTAAAAGGCAATTGA
- a CDS encoding ZinT/AdcA family metal-binding protein, giving the protein MKKTKLLSIVGLMSCSLLLFACGKNENKPANANKENTKVEEKAEEKPEAEAVSLADWEGEWNNMGGYLDREEVQGAFKTLAEKEKTDEATAKAAYLEKRACEFDGLKIEGDKITFLSTFPSESGDVKGEGTYKFVEAKEVPHGNMTLSWNVFEAEGDGAPYKYLLMMPIHGEEALTHFHMRYGNDKDELLAKEGWFPTFVKPTSTNDQIIDEITE; this is encoded by the coding sequence ATGAAAAAAACAAAACTTTTATCAATAGTAGGACTTATGTCTTGCTCTCTTTTACTTTTTGCTTGTGGCAAAAATGAAAACAAGCCAGCAAATGCAAATAAGGAAAATACAAAAGTAGAAGAAAAAGCAGAAGAAAAACCAGAAGCTGAAGCAGTTTCTCTTGCAGACTGGGAAGGCGAATGGAATAACATGGGCGGTTACTTAGACCGTGAAGAAGTACAAGGTGCTTTCAAGACTCTTGCTGAAAAAGAAAAAACTGATGAAGCAACTGCTAAAGCTGCTTATCTAGAAAAGAGAGCTTGCGAATTTGACGGTTTAAAGATTGAAGGAGATAAAATCACTTTCCTTTCAACTTTCCCATCAGAAAGTGGAGATGTTAAGGGTGAAGGTACTTACAAGTTCGTTGAAGCTAAGGAAGTTCCACATGGAAATATGACTCTTTCTTGGAATGTTTTCGAAGCTGAAGGAGACGGTGCTCCTTACAAATACCTTCTTATGATGCCTATCCATGGCGAAGAAGCTCTTACTCACTTCCATATGCGTTACGGAAATGATAAAGACGAACTTTTGGCTAAAGAAGGTTGGTTCCCAACATTTGTAAAACCTACATCAACAAATGACCAAATTATTGACGAAATAACAGAATAA
- a CDS encoding zinc ABC transporter substrate-binding protein yields MNLKKCLLTIFLCLFALTGCGSESADSDKPLVYTSFFPVHDMVSMIAGDTLNVKSFMPLDKEPHLWEPSAKDMKRLSKADLLVVNGANMEPWLDTVKENLPNLDILTLSDSVDLITYKGAAAIGDFQYMARLDLDKGVHEIEFGHTHENLMRVCFFKDDGSDLKNLVAKGKKMMEQKGKLIAQNETFDVEEGIVYGIEMGHESGQVFYNIKDSGKWIFISDRISENLLPYNLLSKKNNLLADEGRLTPLMEGSSSGLDKFTYDPHSWLSVVNAKKYLNAIQDKLIEKYPKNARLYKKNKLKYVDKLTDLDAIYNEKFKKLKKRDFLVVHYAYAYLARDFGLVQYPLQGLTSVESPSLKTIKKAIDFANVKGIKTVFYEYGKPAKEAQALAEEIGGQISPLASMEYVTAEQKKNKMGYIELMEMNIKNLYDSLAE; encoded by the coding sequence ATGAATCTTAAAAAATGTTTACTAACAATCTTTCTTTGTCTTTTTGCTCTTACTGGTTGTGGATCAGAGTCTGCCGATAGTGACAAGCCTCTTGTATACACCTCCTTTTTCCCCGTTCACGACATGGTTTCTATGATAGCTGGCGATACTTTAAATGTTAAATCTTTTATGCCTCTGGATAAGGAACCCCATTTATGGGAGCCATCTGCTAAGGATATGAAGAGACTTTCCAAGGCGGATTTGCTAGTTGTAAATGGTGCAAATATGGAGCCTTGGCTGGATACTGTAAAAGAAAATCTACCAAATTTGGATATTTTGACCTTGTCCGATTCAGTAGATCTCATAACTTATAAGGGAGCTGCTGCCATAGGTGATTTTCAATATATGGCAAGGCTAGATTTGGATAAGGGCGTACACGAGATTGAGTTTGGTCACACTCACGAAAATCTCATGAGGGTCTGCTTTTTCAAAGACGATGGTTCAGATTTAAAGAACCTTGTTGCCAAGGGCAAGAAGATGATGGAACAAAAAGGAAAGCTAATTGCTCAGAATGAAACTTTTGATGTAGAGGAAGGCATAGTTTATGGAATTGAGATGGGTCACGAATCCGGCCAAGTCTTTTACAATATAAAAGATAGTGGAAAGTGGATTTTTATAAGTGACAGAATTTCTGAAAATCTCTTGCCCTACAATTTGCTTTCTAAAAAAAATAACTTACTTGCTGACGAGGGCAGACTAACTCCCCTTATGGAAGGTTCTTCTTCTGGTCTTGACAAGTTCACATATGACCCCCACTCTTGGCTTTCTGTTGTAAATGCTAAAAAGTATTTGAATGCCATCCAAGATAAGCTTATTGAAAAATATCCTAAAAATGCCAGATTATATAAAAAAAATAAGTTAAAGTACGTGGACAAGCTCACAGATCTTGATGCAATTTATAATGAGAAATTTAAAAAATTAAAAAAACGAGACTTTTTGGTGGTTCACTATGCTTATGCCTATCTGGCAAGAGATTTTGGCTTGGTTCAATACCCTCTTCAGGGCTTGACTTCAGTCGAAAGTCCCAGCTTGAAAACTATAAAAAAAGCAATTGATTTTGCCAATGTAAAAGGAATAAAAACCGTGTTTTATGAATATGGCAAGCCTGCTAAGGAAGCCCAAGCTCTAGCTGAAGAAATAGGAGGACAAATTTCTCCTCTAGCTTCTATGGAATATGTGACAGCTGAGCAAAAGAAAAATAAAATGGGTTATATCGAGCTTATGGAGATGAATATTAAAAATCTTTATGATTCTTTGGCAGAGTAA